From Perognathus longimembris pacificus isolate PPM17 chromosome 4, ASM2315922v1, whole genome shotgun sequence, one genomic window encodes:
- the LOC125350618 gene encoding small ubiquitin-related modifier 2-like: MADEKPKEGVKTENNDHINLKVAGQDGSVVQFKIKRHTPLSKLMKAYCERQGLSMRQIRFRFDGQPINETDTPAQLELEDEDTIDVFQQQTGGIY; the protein is encoded by the coding sequence ATGGCCGACGAAAAGCCCAAGGAAGGAGTCAAGACTGAGAACAACGATCATATTAATTTGAAGGTGGCGGGGCAGGATGGTTCTGTGGTGCAGTTTAAGATTAAGAGGCATACACCACTTAGTAAACTAATGAAAGCCTATTGTGAACGACAGGGTTTATCGATGAGGCAGATCAGATTCCGATTTGATGGGCAGCCAATCAATGAAACAGACACACCTGCACAGTTGGAACTGGAGGATGAAGATACAATTGATGTGTTCCAGCAGCAGACAGGAGGTATCTACTAA